ttgcgccctttgaTCTGTCAAGCGATTCGGTCGATGAGGGATCCAATCAACCGGGTCCGAAAGTTTTTTTCActcttcggttcggctggatgagtcGAATATACAAGAGAAAACAGAATTTCGACTAAaaaatgagccgaatggctaatacAGCACAAAAATCGGTCGGCCTGAAGAGCCGAACACTGCCTTCTATTGAAGTAAAACGGGGAAAGTACAGGAAAAAGGGGTTTAGCCTACAGCGGAGTGATGCccaaagggcagacagactccaggatgctaagttacaggaactactcctagggaaaaacggtaaatgcaggaaagaaagatgcatgaaactaagggtggtcttttgttcgcaggggcaaagacctctttttagggtattattacactatttatagATAACCCCCTCggtcagttattgctcttacacgatcggccactatctcctcatattccggaccacatctagccgatcggaaccgcatgtaactgcttgcggttaccgtaacttccttcaattggcgcgatttGTTTTCCTTTACACTTTTTTGGTGCTCCCGATGCACGACTGAATAGatgcttttgaagggaatacCAGCACCGATCctgtccgcgcctaattggctcaacaattgccccctcggcagctttcgaagtaacacttcggtagctggcgtgaCCTGAGACACGATTACTTTTCAACTTTTCGGTATGGTTTCATCTTAGCTGTCCCTTTTTCCACTGCCGAAATCCTGTAATTGCTTCAATAACAAGTGCGATCCGAGGCGTCGTTCTCGGTCCAATCACATTCAAAATCTCTGTATCAGTACCCAACGTAATTCGAGGCGTGATCCTCTGTATGGTTCAATCTTAgccgtttattttctttcttacggCCCGATTTCAATCCTCATTTTGTCTCATCTGCAGCATTAactaggtcatcttaattaccgccgtctattcatcattaaaGCCGACCTCGAAACTCGTTTCGACGCGACAGTTCGATACGAcggcctttcttcttctccaagcttgtcattctttttgtctcttctatttcttcttcgtcttccatgaaacttttttttcgcttccctttatttttccttcatcttctctgatttcttttattttttacttggcttctttctctttttttttttttcttttttgactaATGGCGCTGGTTCCGCCTCTTCCTTCTCATCCATCCCTGAATTATACTATACTTAAACCCTTTGTCGACTCaaacccatctagatttattttGGGTCCTTCTCTTATAAAAGTGCCATCCCTTGTCGACTCGCCCTTTTCTGGCGACGGTCTTTCCCTGAGAAAAGCTATTCATCTTTAGTCTTGGTACTCTTCTGCTTCAACAGGGAAGAGTTTTCGAACCTGGCCAAGTATCTCAGAGGCATATTTAACTTGGTTAGATCGAGTAGAAGCCGCCTTTAGTGACTTTTGGCGAGAGGTTGGGATATATGAAGCTATCCAACTGTCTCGGCATCCTCCTATTGCCGATAATCTTCTTCTAGCCGCCGCTCTGTGTTTTTGGTCCCCTGCttctaatgtttttcttttcaaaagaggaTCTCTTACCCCCACTCTTTTTGACGTGGCCGCCATTACTGGCTTGCGCCCCCATGGCGTTACTGTTTCTATGTCTTATAATCCTGACGGCGTTTCTGATTTTGAGGATCGTTTAGACCTCAATGACTTGGCTTACTCCAAGTTTATCTGCAAATTCgcaggtgaatcccctgctcCCGTTACTAAGAAAGAACATACGACATTCCTCCTTTATTGGTTATGTCATAATTTTTTCTGTACTCGTTCACAGAAGATCAATCGTGACTTTGTTCCAATCGCCGTTGGTTTGTCTAACGGCGATAGATTAGCTCTAGGGCCTTACTTTCTTGCCTTTGTCtatagagaaatttttgattctatCAAAATATTGCCTTCTGGAGATGGTATTGTCATCAGTTCTGGCTGCGGTGTTTTCTGGTTTTTCTTCAAATGTTTTTGCAATTCTATATTCCCGCTTTATGTCAATCTCCTTTTAATCCGACTTCGATTGcccaatttgattcttatgggttagctctcggctgtccacagCCGATGACTCCGGGTCAACCTTCTGACtttcttacttattttaaaactttttatgagCCGAGTCCTGAATCGGCTATTTCTTGGGCTCCCTTTGCTGACCGTCTTACCGGTTCTTCCTGGTTCCTTGTCCGGTTTGAAGCTATCCAAGGTGAATTGACCTCTTCTCGTGCTAGTGAGTACTCAGAGGTCTGGTACTCTTATTTGGCTCCGAGAGATCTTCATGTGGGGTTAAAATAGTGCTCAAAACTATTACCAAGCACTGAAGTTTATTCCTCTCAGTATGTGGCCCGCCAGTTTGGATTTGTTTAGCCGATTCCTGCcccatctaaattttttacaacTAATACAGCCGATCATCGGCCCCTTACTAAAGGTATAGCCGAAGCTGATAAGATTTCGGCTATGGAAAATCGCCTTCGTcgattctttaaattagtgagCTTCAGGCCGAACTACACAGGAGTCGCTCTTGCCGGCTATGCTACTATTTGGGATCATTTTACTGACCGTACTCTCGACCTTTTTCTTCTTCGGGCATTCCGTAGAACTATTCATCCACTTGTTTCAGTTGATACTCCTGTCTCAtcatcaagagaagaaatagaagaagcTTCTGAGGTcaagccttcttcttctgtaaTGTACTCACctttattttaactttctttTCAACATTCCAAatacttatttttcttttctgcagTCAATTCCAGTTTCTCCATCGGTCCCAGCTTCAGAAAAAAGATCGAGTGAGACCGCTCAAtctactcctccgccgcctccaaaGCGGTGTAAATCAGTTGCTAAAAGGTCCTATTCTACAAATGCCGAAGGTATTTCTTTGGCTGATGTATCAAAGAAAAAAGCTGAAGAAACGCCTTCGGCTCTTATTCCCGAAGAAACGCCTTCGGttgatgcctccaaacaagacTCAGTTCCCAATGAGCCCATTGAGATTGAGGTACGTATATTTGATTTGTCACTTTAACTCGTATTATTTTCTCAACTCGTTTACCATTCTTTTAATAAAACAGTCCTCTCCCGAAAATAATTCAAGAGCtcgttttgcttcttctttgaaGGCGCAAATGGATAGACAGCTTCGCAGGGAAGCTCGTCTTGAAAAGAAACGAGgtatggagaagaagaagaaatccgTTGCAGAAGCGATCACGATGCCATCACCAGGTGAAACTACATTACCTCTTTCTGCCCCAACCCCAATTATAAGGGATGACAAAGCAAATGTACCTCTCGAGCAAGGTTCTGGAGAAGCACAAGGCTCTGGAGAAGCAAGCACCATACCTCCTCCTCCAACTCATGAGACTTCCCCTTATGCTCCTGAGGATCCTCTAGCTGCTACTCTTCATTCTCTACTGGTTTCAAGTCCCAATTCCAATGAGGGAGATAATTCTTCGACCATTATCGCCTCATCAGACACTCAACGCAAATTTGATGAGtgtcttaaaatatataacaatgGTCTTCCCTGTTTAGCTCAAAATCCGGAGCTGTTTGATCGGCTGTACGCTCTCTTACTTGCTCTGGCCGATAAGTAAGATATAGCCTCTAGTATCAAATGTTTTGTAGAGACTCTGTCATCTCagctttcttctttcttatctCGGCAACAATGCTTAGGAGCCAAGCTTTTAACTACGAGTCAACATTTTCATCGAGTTGATCACTATAAGAACATTATTTCTGAGGTAGCTGCCCCTATTACTGAAGTGAATCATGAAGATCAGGCTTTGGCCAATGAAGAATTGGCTCTACAACAGCAGATTTCAACCCTCAAAGAAGAgttagcagcagccgaaacaACTTTAGCCCAAACCTCTGAGCGCCGACTTCAATTGCAGAACCAATTAAAGACTAAAAGAGCAGAAGGGATGAAAATTCAAGAAGAGCTTTCTCAACTCTACAAGGTGCATCCCTTGATGAAGCGCCGAAGAAAAGCTGCCGAAGCTGCTCAAGCCAACCTTGtagccgaatggaaccaactcaAAGATTTATTAacttgattcggcttgtaatattctaactttgATCTTGGTTTTtctcccacatggatgggtagTATTTCCTCAAATACTTTCCATTAATatgtttttcattttctaaaccATCTCTGTTCTGCAAGTAATATGCATTTCCTTTTGTGATTCGGCTGACTTGAAATGGCCTttcccaatttggagaccatttttCATACGTTCAGTCTTTTTGACCGATTGAAAAAACCAGCCGAAATACTAAATCACCGACGACAAATGGCTTTGATCGAACTCTCTTATTGTATGCGCTACGCACTCGGCTTTGATATGCTTGCATATATtctaaagctatcaaccgagTATCATATACTTTCTCTGCTTTGTCTTTCATTAAATTACTGTATTCATCAGCTGACAAATCTTTTTGCTTTTCTGTCCTcaaagaaggaactgttatctCGGCTGGGATTACGGCCTCATGGCCGTAAACTAATTGGAATGGTGTCATTCCTGTTGTCGTTTTCACTGAAAttcggcatgcccataatacttcgAAAGTTTTTCATTCCGTTTTCTCGGATGCTTTCTAATATGTCGTTTCATAAGGTTGATGACTATTTTATTCGCTGCTTCTACTTGTCCATTCGCTTGGGCATAATAAGGAGACGAATGGAGCAACTTTATCTTTCGAGACtcgatgaaccgaacgaactgtcctcctgtgaacattgtcccttgatcggtcgtaattgtctcgggaattccaaagcgatgaattatatgatcttcaacaaaatcaataatttctttttgagtaaCCAACCGAGTGGGTTTTGCTTCCACCCACTTGATAAAATAATCGACagccactattaaaaatttgtgaCCAGCTGAGgagttcggctgaatttctccaattaaatccatGGCTCACcctcgaaaaggccatggtttaatGATTGCATACATCTCAGAGGCCAGAATTCTCTCGATTAagccatgaaattgacaatcCTGACAACCTTTGGCATATTCTATACAATCTTGATGCATTGTTGGCCAATAACATCCTGACAACCtttggtaatcgatttttcttttctttttctttcctgttTATAATCGGGCCTAATAGGCTGGGtagggtgggttgagtagagttaccttttatttttagttggattggactttatatttaggcattagtagatttttttaaaagttttggtataaatttgacacttatacaaaagtgtcccaaacatgtatccctataacctaattctgttgtaatgCACGTTAAAACTATAATGGTTCTTATGATTAGATTGATATATAACTTTGATGATTAACGTAgctaataaaaatctaaaaggcTATTGAAACGCATGTAATTAGTGCTTAAGTTATAATTTAGGTTTTAATCCTTCATAGTAGTGGGTGTTGCATGTTATTAGAACTATAATGGTTATTGAGAGTGCTTATTTAGACTTAATATTAtcttctaataaaatataaaattaatttaaatggaatagtaaaaatataggAAAAAACATGACATATATAAGTGTTTAATAAAGCTAAAACTATGCCCTCTGTTTTGTCAAAATTTCAtgattaaatttgtattttataatttttaatattgaagTATAATGTACAGattatttgaatattaaaatataatgtataaattatatatattaacttgTCCTAAGGATATGCAACAGGATAATTTGTTTCAAATAGCTGAACAAACTCTAGAAtacaaaaagacaaaaagttgatatttgataataaaaaagttctaatcttaattgaaaagaaaataagcaaattaattatttagttcTAATATGTTTTAATAGTTTAGAGTAGTGATTTTGTGTTAATACCAACATTTAATACTTGATCACAAATTCACaggaaatgaaaaaaatgaaattaaaatcataatattttgTTGACAAATATAAAGTCATATATATGAATTGACACggatgatttttaaattttttaaaaatgcattTGTATATTACTTAAGaccaataaataattataactgTTGTCGCTTAAATGTTTATCATAACTTTCACTTATTGACACTTGTAAGAGCATCCTAAAAGGCAAAGTGGttacaaaaaataagaaagtgcaaaGATTTTTTTAATGAGGGTGAAAGAAAAATTGCCAAGTGGCAAAACTATTGCGgaattatatatgttaatagataatagatatttTGCTAGATAATGACAAAAGTGTAGGTTAATTATTCTCTTAAAAGGAAtagttattaaatatatatgttacTACTGTCCCATAATCTGCATATACTGATTTCTCTCTCTTAGTTGATCGGTTAAAGTGGTGATTCTCTTGTTAaacaattatctttttttttttttttttgggtccgcTAAACACTTTTTTaccttttaaatatttctatttaagTCTTATGTCATTATTTCCAAATTCTAGATCTTTCACAgaactattttattttcaaaagagCATAACAATCTCGacaatgggaaaaaaaaaaatatagttaaagaCAATAATCAGCcgacaaaaataaatttgtgcaTACTTTTGAAAAATATGCTTTGTACCGAAAGCGTAGTTTgtaagaataataaatatataagctAGAAACTTTACAAGAGCGTACGTTGTTAATTGCCCCTTTAGTTGAAGGGTTATATCCAAGTTAGGCTATCATAAATGCCTCGAAACGGACAAttatttgccattctttattgCTATATGTCAAAGATTACgaacttaataaaaatatatatacgtatacaTATTTTTGCAGGAGTGGGTGCCGCGTGGAATACGGCGAATGTGACAGAGGGCGCCTCCGTTGCCATATTTGGTCTAGGCGCTGTGGGGCTGGCGGTTGGattcattcatttatttatttttcaaatctttgctgttttattaattttctttctttgttgtttcacttgtttaattttgtttaacTATACTAGTTAACAAAAATTATAGGTTGCCGAAGGGGCACGGTTACGAGGAGCAGCTAAGATTATTGGGGTTGATATTAACCCAGACAAATTTGCCAAAGGTATGAATAGTTAGTAACTTAACTTCAAGAGAAAAGTATATAGCTGAAAATTTTTAGGAACAAGACCTTTTTTTTGCGAACTCGGTTGAGATTGTCGAACTCGATCGGTGCTATCTCCGATTTTGTGTTTGGAGAATGTAATAGATTTCGTAGTTCACTGAGATTCGACAACCCAGTCAGTGTAAATAGCATTATCCCAATTCAAACTCAACGGTGAATAAGAATTTAGTTCTTACAAGAGAAGCATGATATGCTTTGTGACACATTATCAATATATAACAAGGTCAAACAAACTATTTTATTCATTTCTAATCTAATATTTGCAGCTAACTTTGTTTGAAATTAggcaaaaataaatttgcaaaagtgaaaataagataaaataacgCCACAGGGAGTTGAAACCCAGGGGCGAAATTGATGCGCATGTTTTGTTTCTTGTTAATAATAATTAGCTACGGATTAAGGCTTagcaattaattattataataatctaGTTTTGTAGTCCTAGCTACCATGAAATCAACAGGTAACCTATTCATTAGTAAACTCCGAAAATGCAGGGCGAGAGATGGGCATCATGGAATTTATAAACCCCAAAGAGTGTACAAAGCCCGTGAATGAGGTAAGCATTGAAACCGGCATTATCTcttaattattatcatcattTACTAAGTAAGCTGCATTTGCTCTACACGTTTCAGCTAATCAGATGTATGATTTGACTTTATGTTTATGACAAACTATATATCATTGAGTGCTTTAatctttaaataaattttagagcTATATAGCCTGAGGTACTATTAATTGCTGACTAAATGAGTGCCCGATTAGAGAATTTCGTAAGAACTAGCTAGGTcttataaattttaacattatttattGAGTAATAGAAACTGTCTTTAATTAAG
This window of the Ananas comosus cultivar F153 unplaced genomic scaffold, ASM154086v1, whole genome shotgun sequence genome carries:
- the LOC109706272 gene encoding uncharacterized protein LOC109706272, with the translated sequence MENRLRRFFKLVSFRPNYTGVALAGYATIWDHFTDRTLDLFLLRAFRRTIHPLVSVDTPVSSSREEIEEASESIPVSPSVPASEKRSSETAQSTPPPPPKRCKSVAKRSYSTNAEGISLADVSKKKAEETPSALIPEETPSVDASKQDSVPNEPIEIEAQMDRQLRREARLEKKRGMEKKKKSVAEAITMPSPGETTLPLSAPTPIIRDDKANVPLEQGSGEAQGSGEASTIPPPPTHETSPYAPEDPLAATLHSLLVSSPNSNEGDNSSTIIASSDTQRKFDECLKIYNNGLPCLAQNPELFDRLYALLLALADK